The Egibacteraceae bacterium region GTGGGAAGCGCTGACATACTGCTGCCGACATGGGCAAGCAGCTGGTCGTCCTCATCTCCGGTACGGGGTCCAACCTCCAGGCACTGCTCGACCACGGCGCGCTCGGCGGCGAGGTGAACCGGGTGGTGTCCGACCGCCCTGACGCGGCGGGGCTCGAACGGGCACGGGCGCGGGGTGTGGACGCGGTGTGCGTCGCGCCCGGTGCGCACGATGACCGGAGGGGCTGGGACGCGGCCCTCTGCGACGCGGTCGCGGCCGCGGCGCCCGACCTCGTCGTCCTCGCCGGCTTCATGCGCATCCTCTCGCCGGCGTTCGTCAACCGCTGGCCGGTGCTCAACGTGCACCCCTCCCTGCTGCCGGCCTTTCCCGGCGCGCGTGCCGTCGCCGACGCGCTCGACTGGGGCGTCAAGCTCACGGGGGCCACCGTGCACTTCGTCGACGAGGAGGTCGACCACGGCCCGATCGTGGCGCAGGAGGCGGTGCCCGTGCGCCCGGACGACACCCCGGCGAGCCTGCACCGGCGGATCCAGGCCGTCGAGCACCGCCTGCTGCCGGAGTGTGTGGCGCTGTTCTGCCACGACCGGCTCGCCGTGCGCGGCCGGCAGGTGAGCGTTCGCGCATGAGCGCCGCCCGCGTCCCCGTCCGGCGCGCCGTCGTCAGCGTCTACGACAAGGCGGGCCTCGCCGACCTCGCCCGCGGGCTGGCCGGCGCGGGAGTCGAGATCGTGTCGACCGGGGCGACCGCCCGCCACCTGCGGGACGCGGGCGTGGAGGTGACCGACGTGAGCGCGGTCACGGGGTTCCCCGAAATCCTCGACGGGCGGGTGAAGACCCTGCACCCGTCGGTGCACGCGGCGATCCTCGCCGACCGGGACAAGGGTCACCACCTCGCCGCCCTGGCCGACCTCGGCGTCACCCCCGTCGACCTCGTCGTCGCCAACCTCTACCCCTTCCGGGCGACGGTGGCCGACCCGACGGTCGACGAGGCCACCGCGATCGAGATGATCGACATCGGCGGCCCGACGATGGTGCGAGCCGCGGCGAAGAACCACGCGCACGTCGGCGTCGTGGTTGACCGCGACGACTACTGCGAGGTGCTCGACGAGCTCGCCTCCGGGGGGCTCACCGCGCCCACCCGCGCCCGCCTGGCCGCGAAGGCGTTCGCGCACACCGCCGCCTACGACGCCGACGTCGCCGCCTGGTTCGCACGCGGCGAGCGCTTCCCGCTCCAGCACGCACCGGTCTACCGCAAGACCCAGGACCTGCGTTACGGCGAGAACCCCCACCAGGCCGCCGCGTACTACGTCGAGCGCGGCGAGGCGTGGGGACTCGGATCGGTCCGCCAGCTCCACGGCAAGGAGCTGTCCTACAACAACCTGCTCGACACCGACGCCGCCTGGCTGGCCGCGGCCGACTTCGCCGAGCCGTGCGTGGCGATCGTCAAGCACACCAACCCGGCGGGGCTCGCGGTGGCCTCCTCGCTCGCCGAGGCGTATCCCGGTGCGCTCGCGGGCGACCCGACGAGTGCGTTCGGGGGGATCGTCGCCGCCAACCGCCGGGTCGACGCGGACACCGCCCGCCAGGTCGTCGAGGTGTTCACCGAGGTGGTGGTCGCCCCCGGCTTCACCGACGAGGCCCTGGGGGTGCTGCGGGGCAAGAAGAACCTCAGGATCCTCGAGGTCAGCCGGCCCCAAGCCCCCGCCGGGGCCCTCGTCGCCCGGACGGTCAGCGGGGGGCTCCTCGTCCAGGAGGCCGACGCGGCGCCGGAGAAGCCGGACTCGTGGGTCGTCGCGACCGCCACGAAGCCCGACGCCGACACCATGACCGAGCTCGCGTTCGCGTGGCAGGCGGTGAAGCACGTGAAGTCCAACGCCATCGTGCTCGCACGGAGCCGCGCGGTCGTCGGCGTCGGCGCGGGGCAGATGTCGCGGGTGGACAGCGTCCGGATCGCCGTGGAGAAGTCGGCGGGCCGCGCCGCGGGCGCGGTGCTCGCAAGCGACGCGTTCTTCCCCTTCCGCGACGCCGTGGACGTCGCGATCGCGGCGGGGGTCCGCGCCATCGTCCAGCCAGCTGGCAGCGTGCGTGACGAGGAGGTCGTTAAGGCGTGCGACGAGCGCGACATCCCGATGGTGCTCACGGGGCGCCGCCACTTCCGCCACTAGACCGCATGCGGCCGCGGGTCGTCGAGGGTCTGCGCCTCGAGCGGCTCGTCGGATCCGGTGGCGAAGGGGAGGTCTGGGAGGCGCGTGACCCCCACGGCCGCCGCCGGGCGCTGAAGCTCATCCGTCCCGAGGCGCTCGCCGGTCCCGACGCGGTCGCCGAGCGCGCCGCCTACCTCACGCGCATCGACCATCCCGCCCTCGTCCGGGTCCACCGAAGTGGCCTCCTCGACGACGAGGCGCTGCGGGGGTGGGGCTTCGTCGAGATGGAGTTCGTCGCCGGGCGCTGCCTCGCCGACGAGCCCGGCGGCTGGGAGCTGCTCGACCAGCTGCTGCCGCTCGCCGAGGCCCTCGACCTCCTCCACGCCGGGCACTGGTCCGACGGGCTTCCCCTCGTGCACCGCGACGTCAAGCCGGCGAACCTCGTCGCCACCCGTGGCGGTCGGCTCGTCCTCGTCGACCCGTCGACGTTGCGCGGCGTCGACGCGACCCTCGTCACGCGGGTCGGCACGCCGGTGTTCGCGGCCCCCGAGGTCATGACCGGCCGCGTCGGTCCCGCCGCCGACGTCTACTCGTTCGCGGTGACCGCTCTCGCGCTCGTCACCGGCGCCCGCGGCGCCGAGCTCGCCGACCTCGTCGCGGCGGTCGACGAGCTCGACGTGCCCGAGGGCGTGCGGGCCGGGCTGTCGTCACAACCGGAGGACCGGCCGGTGTCGTGCCGGGAGCTGCTCACCGCGCCGGCGCCGCTGCTCGTGCGCGACGCCGAGGCGAGCGACGAGACCTGGGTCCTCGGCGAGGATCCCGCCGACGTGCCGCCGGCGCCGCGCCGGCGGGTGTGGCCCTGGTTCGTCGTGCTCGCCGCGGTCGTCGCCGGACCCGCCCTCGGGTGGTCGACCGGGGCGCTGGAGGGCAACCGCCTCGCCGTCGCCGCCGCCGCCGCCGCGACCGTGCAACTCGGTGCGCACACGGTCGACCGACGGTCCGTCCTGCTCGCGGCGGTCCTGCCCCCGGTGGCGTGGGCGTTCCTGCTCGGCGACCGGCTCGCCTTCGGACGCCGGCGGCCGTGGGCGCACGCGCTGCTCTGCGGCCCGCTCACCTTCGCGTGGGCCGCTCCCGTGCTGGCGGTCACCGGACCCGTCACCGCCCGCGCCCCGGTGGCCGCCCTCGCCGTGGCGGGGCTCGCGCTCGTGGCCGCGGCCGCCGCGGCCACGCGCGCCGGCGGCGGTGCGGGCGTCCTCGCGCGCCTCGTCCTCCTGCCCGCCTGGCTGGCGGGCGCCGCCGTCCTGCTCGCCGCCGGGGTGCTCGCCCTGCCGTTCGCGCTCGTCGCCGGATCCGGCCGGGCGGCGATGCGGCTCGTGGTCGGCACGCTCGCCGGGGCAGTCGAGAACTTCCGCCCGCCCCGGTAGGGTCCTCCGCGTGAGCGCACGCATCATCGACGGCAAGGCGACCGCGGCGCGGGTCCGCGAGCGCATCGCGACGGAGGTCGCCGCGCTCGCCGAGCGCGGCGTCGTCCCGGGGCTCGCGGCGGTGCTCGTCGGCGACGACCCGGC contains the following coding sequences:
- the purN gene encoding phosphoribosylglycinamide formyltransferase — protein: MGKQLVVLISGTGSNLQALLDHGALGGEVNRVVSDRPDAAGLERARARGVDAVCVAPGAHDDRRGWDAALCDAVAAAAPDLVVLAGFMRILSPAFVNRWPVLNVHPSLLPAFPGARAVADALDWGVKLTGATVHFVDEEVDHGPIVAQEAVPVRPDDTPASLHRRIQAVEHRLLPECVALFCHDRLAVRGRQVSVRA
- the purH gene encoding bifunctional phosphoribosylaminoimidazolecarboxamide formyltransferase/IMP cyclohydrolase is translated as MSAARVPVRRAVVSVYDKAGLADLARGLAGAGVEIVSTGATARHLRDAGVEVTDVSAVTGFPEILDGRVKTLHPSVHAAILADRDKGHHLAALADLGVTPVDLVVANLYPFRATVADPTVDEATAIEMIDIGGPTMVRAAAKNHAHVGVVVDRDDYCEVLDELASGGLTAPTRARLAAKAFAHTAAYDADVAAWFARGERFPLQHAPVYRKTQDLRYGENPHQAAAYYVERGEAWGLGSVRQLHGKELSYNNLLDTDAAWLAAADFAEPCVAIVKHTNPAGLAVASSLAEAYPGALAGDPTSAFGGIVAANRRVDADTARQVVEVFTEVVVAPGFTDEALGVLRGKKNLRILEVSRPQAPAGALVARTVSGGLLVQEADAAPEKPDSWVVATATKPDADTMTELAFAWQAVKHVKSNAIVLARSRAVVGVGAGQMSRVDSVRIAVEKSAGRAAGAVLASDAFFPFRDAVDVAIAAGVRAIVQPAGSVRDEEVVKACDERDIPMVLTGRRHFRH
- a CDS encoding serine/threonine-protein kinase; amino-acid sequence: MRPRVVEGLRLERLVGSGGEGEVWEARDPHGRRRALKLIRPEALAGPDAVAERAAYLTRIDHPALVRVHRSGLLDDEALRGWGFVEMEFVAGRCLADEPGGWELLDQLLPLAEALDLLHAGHWSDGLPLVHRDVKPANLVATRGGRLVLVDPSTLRGVDATLVTRVGTPVFAAPEVMTGRVGPAADVYSFAVTALALVTGARGAELADLVAAVDELDVPEGVRAGLSSQPEDRPVSCRELLTAPAPLLVRDAEASDETWVLGEDPADVPPAPRRRVWPWFVVLAAVVAGPALGWSTGALEGNRLAVAAAAAATVQLGAHTVDRRSVLLAAVLPPVAWAFLLGDRLAFGRRRPWAHALLCGPLTFAWAAPVLAVTGPVTARAPVAALAVAGLALVAAAAAATRAGGGAGVLARLVLLPAWLAGAAVLLAAGVLALPFALVAGSGRAAMRLVVGTLAGAVENFRPPR